TCCCTACAAGGGAAGGGGTTGGGGGTTAGGTTTGAGATAAAGTTGCACATTGCGTAAAACGAGTCTTTCTTAGCCTGTTAGCTGACAAATCCTCAAAAAAGCGCTTTTGAGACACCAGCAAGCGTGGACAAGTGCAACGAGGAAAAAAGCAGTGAGACATTTGTCGCTGATTAACTATGAACAAAGCCTGCACGGTCAGGCTTTGTTTGTATAAAAGTGATAAACGCATAAAATAGAGCGTTTGTCTTGATGATATGGGAAAAAACTGTTCTCAACAGTTTGTTTTTCGAGCAGCAAGTTCGATGAGGGATGGCTGTGGAGATGCTTGTAGAACCGCAAAAGCTAGGTGTAAATGTTCTTATGAAAGTTGGCGATCGCGTCCGTGTTAATCAATCGGTAGTAGTCTACCATCATCCTGAACATCGCTCTCAAGCTTTTGACCTCAAAGGCTCAGAAGGCGAAATTGTGGATATTGTGACTCAATGGCAAGATAGACCTGTAAGTGCTAACTTGCCAGTATTAGTTCAGTTTAGTAAAAAATTTAAAGCCCACTTGCGCGAGAATGAGTTAGAAATTATCTAAACTTCTCAAAAGCGGCGAAGGAACCACCGAAAAATGTTGAGTTCGCCGCGCATTTTTTTAAGTTCTTGACGGTGATATTTTGCTTCAGC
This window of the Nostoc sp. HK-01 genome carries:
- a CDS encoding ferredoxin thioredoxin reductase, alpha chain, translating into MLVEPQKLGVNVLMKVGDRVRVNQSVVVYHHPEHRSQAFDLKGSEGEIVDIVTQWQDRPVSANLPVLVQFSKKFKAHLRENELEII